The DNA segment TTCGTGCGGCGGCACGTCGTGGCTGAGCTTGAGCCTGGCCATGTTTTCGTGGGTCGGGTCGAACGGATGCTGGAAGCTCTCGTCGATTTTCAGCAGCCAGTTGAAGTGGAACGCGTCGTTACGCTCGCGGCGGAACTGCTTGACCACTTTCAGGGCGTGGGCCATCTGCCGGGCGACTTCGGCCGGATTGTCGATGATGATCTTGTAGTGCTTGCGCGCGGCTTCGCCAAGGGTGGCCTGGACGAAAGCATCCAGTTGATGCAGGTAGGCTTCAGCGCTTTTCGGGCCGGTGAGCAATACCGGGAATGGCAGGTCCTGGTTGGCCGGGTGCATGAGGATGCCCAGCAGGTACAGGAACTCTTCGGCCGTGCCGGCACCGCCGGGGAAGATGATGATGCCGTGGCCGACGCGCACGAAGGCTTCCAGGCGTTTTTCGATATCCGGCAGGATCACCAGTTCGTTGACGATCGGGTTCGGTGCTTCGGCGGCGATGATGCCCGGCTCGGTCAGGCCCAGGTAGCGGCCGCCGTGAATGCGCTGCTTGGCGTGGGCAATGGTGGCGCCTTTCATCGGGCCTTTCATCACGCCCGGGCCGCAACCGGTGCAGATGTCCAGGCTGCGCAGGCCCAGCTCGTGGCCGACCTTCTTGGTGTACTTGTACTCATCGGTGTTGATCGAGTGGCCGCCCCAGCAGACCACCAGCTTCGGCTCGACGCCGGCACGCAGGGTGCGAGCGTTGCGCAGCAGGTGAAACACGTAGTCGGTAATGCCTTGCGAGGAGCTCAGGTCGATGCGCTGGCTGTCCAGTTCGCTTTCGGTATAGACGATATCGCGCAGGGCGCTGAACAGCATTTCACGGGTGCTGGCGATCATCTCACCATCAACGAAGGCATCCGCCGGGGCGTTGAGCAATTCAAGACGTACGCCGCGATCTTGCTGGTGAATACGGACTTCGAAGCTCTCGTAGGCTTCCAGAATGGTCTTGGCGTTGTCGACATGCGCGCCGGTATTGAGGATTGCCAGGGCGCACTGGCGAAACAGGCTATAAACGCTGCCGGAGCCGGCGGCGGAGAGTTGCTGGACTTCGCGCTGGGAGAGCGTTTCAAGGCTGCCCTTGGGGCTGACCGAGGCGTTGATCACTTGTCTTGGGAGCATTCTATTTTCCATTAGAGCGATGCCGCCGACACTGTGTCGGTGGCACCTTGATGGTGAACATCAGCGACGTTAACGCTTGAGGGCTATTCTTGCTGGCAGCCGCGCTGCAAAGCAAACCCTGCGCAGTATTGCCAGCATTTGTGCCGCAAGAAAACCACTCTGGTGAATATCTTGCCGGGAACGCCTTGCGGCTGAAAATTGACGCCGATATCGGCCAGTAATGAACCTGACACCTTTTACAGGGTCTGTAGAGCGATGGATTCTCGACGGCCTGCTGATTCGAGGCCTGGCCTTGCGGCCATGGTGCTCGTGTACTGCTGACATCCGGCGGCTGCAGGAGTTGCACGCAAAGTCCCGTCATGGATGCCCATCGTGCGCCGGCCCGTTCACCGCGGCCTTTGTTTTATTCAGCGAAGATAGTCACTGCCATGCCTCGTCATTTTTCCTCACTGCTGGCCCGCGCGCCCGGCCTGTTCCTGTCAAACCCGCCACGTCGCCACCTGCGTGCCGGGCTGTTTCTCGCGCTGCTGGGCCTGCTGGGTTCGCAATCGCTGCAGGCGGCCGCCAATGACCGCTGGATCAGCGACAGCCTCAATACCTACGTACGCAGCGGCCCGACTGATGGCCACCGGATTGTCGGCACGCTCAAATCCGGGCAGAAGGTCGAGTTGCTCGGTAGCCAGGGTTCCTACAGCCAGATCCGCGGCGAGGGTGGCAGCACTGTGTGGATTCTGACCAGTGACCTGCAGGAAGAACCCGGTCAGTCCGAGCGGCTGCCACAGCTCACCAGTCAGGTGGCACAACTGACCGACCAGTTGGCCAAGATCGACGACACCTGGAAGGCTCGCGTGCAAGGCATGCAGGAAACCATGGATTCGCGCAAGAAACTGATCGATGAGCTTGAGGCTCGCAGCCAGGGACTGACCGAGCAGTTGACCCAGGCGCAGTCCGAGCTGCGTGATACTCAGGCACGGCTGGGTATCGAAAACCAGCAGGCGCTGATGAGTTACATGGTCTACGGCGCCAGCATTGCCGGGGTCGGCCTGCTGATCGGTCTGATCCTGCCGGCCATGAGCCGCAAGCGCAAACGCAACGACGGCTGGGTCTGACAGTCATCTATCCGGGCGTTCGATAGCCGCCATCGGGTTCGCAAGTACACGGGCTTGCGTGCCTGATGGCCGCTGAAAACTGAAGAAAATCCGCTTTCCAGGCGTCTAACTGTGATTTCGCTCTACAGTTTCCCGCTTCAAGGTCGAAAAACTTTTTGGCTTTGCTAACTTGTCCATCAGGCAGGTAGCCGAACGGGCGCAGGAAAATCAGTTTGATGGCATTGTGCCGTTAGTTATTATCTGCGCCCTCAGAATCGTGTCGAACCCGGGACCCAAACCCGCAGAGCCGATTTCGCACCCCCTTGAAGACAGGACCCTGGATGCTGGCGTACAACCAAAAAAGCTTTCTGATCGTCGATGACTTTTCCGACTTCCGCAGTTCGGTCAGGTCAATGCTGCGTGAGCTGGGCGTCAAGGAAGTGGATACGGCCGACACCGGCGAACAGGCGCTGAAGATGTGCTCGGAGAAGCGCTACGATTTCGTCCTGCACGATTTCAATCTGGGTGACGGCCGCAAGAATGGCCAGCAAGTGCTTGAAGATCTGATGACCGAGCGACTGCTCAGTTATGAAAGCGTATTTATCATGGTCACCGCCGAGAATAGTCAGGCGATGGTCATGAGTGCTCTGGAGTGGGAGCCGGATGGCTACCTGACCAAACCGTTCAACCGTGCCGGGCTCGCGCAGCGCATCGAGAAGATGGTCCAGCGCAAGACCCTGCTCAAGCCGATCTTCCAGGCGCTGGACCGCGGCAAGCCTGCCGAGGTATTGGCGGCCTGCGTCAATCTGGCCAAGCAGGACCCGCGCCTGGCGCCGTTGTGCCTGCGCTACAAGGCTGCTGCCTTGCGCGACCTCAATCAGGTCGAGCCGCTCGAAGCCCTGCTCAACTCGATCATTGCCGACCGGCCCACGCCGTGGGCCTACGGCATGCTCGGCAGCCTGTTGCTCAAGCGTGGCCGCACCGCCGATGCGCAAGGGGTCTACGAGCAGGCCACCAAGGCTTTTCCGATGTTTCCTGCGCTGTTCGACGGGCTGGCCGATGTGCTGATGGCCCGTGGTGAAACCAAGCGCGCCCAGAGTGTTCTGGAGACCGCCGTGCGCCTGTCGCCGCTGGCGGTACGCCGGCAGACGATGCTCGGCAAGCTGGCCATGGATAACCAGGATTTCGAGAGCGCCTCGCGGGCTTACCGTCAGGCGGTTTCCCAGGGCCAGTTCTCGCGCTTCAAAAACCCTGAAACCAATCTGGGCCTGGCCCATGCCTTGATCAACAAAGGCGGCGATCAGGGCCTTGATGTGCGCGCCCGTGCGGAAATCAACCAGGCGCTGGGCGATGTGGCCAAGGAACATGCCAATGACGAGGGCTTGCAGGTACGTGCGCGCTTGATGAAGGCCGCCAGCCTGCAACACTCGGACCCGGAAACCGCCGCCAAGCTCACCGAACAGGCTGTGGCGCGGCTCGATGGCATGAGCCAGTTTCTTAGCGCCGACGCCGCCATGGTGGTTGCGAGCCAGCTCAAGCAACTGGGTCAGGAGCAGGCGGGTGCCGGCGTGTTGAAAAACACCGCAGAGATCTACGGTGATGACCCGCAGGTCATGAAAACCCTGGCCAGCCTGACTGATGATCCCGAGATACTCGGTGCCAACAAGGCCGCCATCGACTTGAACGTTCAGGGCGTACGCAGCTATAAAGCCGGTCAGTTGTCCGAGGCCCAGGAGCTGTTTCGCAAGGCTCTGGCGCTGCAGCCGAAGAACATCAGTATTGCGCTGAACCTTGCCCAGTCGCTGTTGCACCCAGGCCAGAGCTTGAGCGCCGAAGCGCTGCAAGAGTGCCGGGCATCGCTGACCATGGTCGGCAAAATGCCAGAAACTGACGCGCGCTACCCGCGCTACCAGAAACTCAAGGAAAGGGCATTTGGTGCATGATTGATCAACCGCAAGGCCCGGACTTCTCGATGGTCATCGCCTCCACGGTGCATGACATGAAAAACTCCCTGACCATCCTCAGCCAGGCCCACCACAACTGGGTGGAGCGCCTGAGTCAGGAGCAGCTAGAGCACCCCGAGCACGGGGTCATGGAATACGAGTTCGCCCGCCTCAATGGCATGTTGGTGCAACTGCTGGGGCTCTACAAACTGGGCGTCAACCAGTTGCCGATGCAGGCCGACTACCACGACTTGGATGACTTCATCGAAGCGCAACTGGTGCACCATAAAGAAGTGCTCGACAGTCGCGGCATTTCGGCCAGCTACAGCGTCGATGGTCTGACCCCGCTGGGCTTCTTTGACCGGGAGCTGATCGGCTCAGTGCTTAATAACATCATGGTCAATGCCATTCGCTACGCCGACAAGGCGATTGCCATTACCGCCGGTGAGCAGGGCGGTGAGCTGTTCATCACGATCAATGACGATGGCCGGGGGTATCCGGCGTCGATGATCGAACACCAGCATGAGCTGGTGCAAGGCATCAACCCGATCAGTGGCAGCACCGGTCTGGGCTTGTACTTTGCCGGTCATATCGCCAGCCTGCACGCGCGTAACGGGGTGGCAGGCCGGGTTGAGCTGGCCAATGGCGGGGCGTTGGGGGGCGGGTTGTTTACGTTGTATTTGCCGTAAAGGCAATTCGTCGACATCGTCCCCGATTTGAACAGGCCCTTTGCCACGCTTCAGTTATGGTGATTTCAGCCGATTACCAAGCGTGAGCAATCAACAGGAGGGCTGATGTGAATCTGTACATCAATCAAGTCCGCAATAAGCCGGACTTCCGTCATGCGATCTACCGCGGCGATATTTTCCTCGATACCGATCTGCCAATGGCCGAGTCCCTGTGTGCCTTCGCCAGAGAAAGCATTACGGCAGCGTTCAACGGTGAAACCGATCATCAGGCTCTGCACACGATGATGCCGGTGGAGGAATTTGTCAGTCTGGTGCAGCGCCTCAAAGGCCAGTTCACCAACTGCCAACAAGTCAAGGATATGATTCGCCAGTTCATAGTGGACCTGGGTTTGGCGCCTGAAGATTATCTTTTCGATGTGCCACGCATTCGTGTAGTGCCCAACTATGACTACCTGCATGCCGGAGTTAGCTACGCCTACAAGCCGCATCGTGATACTTGGTATGGCAGCCCCGAATGCCAGATCAACACCTGGATGCCGGTCTATAGCATCGAGCCGGAACAAACGATGATGATCAATCCTGCCTATTTCGATGTGGCGGTGAAAAACTCGTCGGCCGACTGGAGCCTGGCGCACTGGATCAATGTGCAGCGCCCTTTGGCGACCGCTAATGTAACCGAAGAGGTACGGGTGCATCCGTTGCCGCTCGAAGAGTTGTCCACCGCCTCCGAGTTGCGTGTGGCCGGTAATTCCGGTGATATCTTGCTGTTTTCGTCAGCGCATTTGCACGGTACGGTGGCCAACCACACCAACAAGACTCGTTTCAGTGTCGATTTTCGCTTGATTCATATTGCCGACCTGTTGGCCGGCCGTGGTGCGATCAACGTTGATAACAAGGTGCGAGAAGCCGAAGCCGGCCTGTCCCAGTTTTTCCATGCCAGCGATTTTTCCCAGTTCAAAGGAGTCAATCCATGACCAAGCGCCGCCTGACCGCCGCTGAAGTTGAATACAACGAAAAGCGCGCCAGCGTCCTCAAGCGGGTAGACTCGCAGTATGTGGCCGATGCTCCGTTCGTGTTTGCAAATCGCATTACTGTGACGGCAGCCTTGTCGCGCATGGAACTGTTCAAAATGATTCACGATGTGCCCGGCGCGATCATCGAGTGCGGGGTGTACAAGGGCAATTCGCTAATGCTCTACATGCACCTGTCGATGATTCTTGAGCCTTATGCGATCAATCGTTCGATCATCGGCTTCGATACCTTCTCCGGCTTTGCAAGTATCGATGCCGAAGAGGACCCCAAGGACATCAACGAAAGCATGTTCTCCGACACCGACGAGTCGCTGATTCAGGACATGATCGATGCCAATGATCTGGTGCGGCCGGTCAACCGCATTCCGCGTTGCGAAATCATCAAGGGCGATATCATGGAGACCGTGCCAGCGTTCCCCAAAACCCGTCCCGATCTGGTCGTGGCCATGCTGATCCTCGATACGGATCTGTACTCTTCAACCAAAGTGGCGCTGGAAACATTCCTGCCCTATATGCCCAAGGGCGCTATCGTGGTGCTTGACGAAGTTGCTTACCGTAATTTCCCTGGCGAGACTACAGCCCTGCGTGAAGTATTGGACCTGAATAAGGTAGAGCTCAAGCGCCTGCCGTTCGACTCCAGCGTTGGTTATTTCAGGGTCTGATTGCTATGCAACTTGTTTGTGGCCATTGAAATTCGTTGGCCTGCTGCCTAATCTCGCGGTTCGCCAGACTGGATATCAAGGAACGAGGCAATGGCCTGCGAAGAACACTCAGCCGCGCCGCAGGCGCTGGCCGGGGTAGACGAAGTCGAATGCATCACTCCCGACCTCAATGGCGTACCGCGTGGCAAGGTGATGACCGCCGAGGGCTTTCTCGGCGGACGACGGTTGCAGATGGCGCGCGGCGTGTTGCTGCAATGCATCATGGGTGGCTATCCACAGGCGAAGTTCTACGGCAGCGATGACGGCGACCTGGCACTGGTCGCTGATCCGCAGCACGTTTATCGGTTGCCCTGGAGCGACGGCGATCGCGCTTTGGCGATCTGTGATGCTGTGGAGCTGGACGGCCAGCCCTGCGGGTTGTCTAGCCGTAGCGTGCTCAAGTCGGTACTGGCTCGTTATACCGGGCAGGGGCTGGCGCCGGTGGTTGCCACTGAGCTGGAATTCTACGTTTTCGCGCCCAATCCTGATCCGCAGCAGCCTTTCCAGCCCCCTGTAGGGCTTGATGGCCGGCGTGAGCAGGGCTTCTCGGCTTTCAGCGTGACCTCCAACAATGGTCTGCGGCCATTCTTTGCCGAAGTGCGTACCTGCATGGCGGCGCTCGGCCTGCCGCGCGACACCTTCATGCATGAAATGGGCGTCAGCCAGTTCGAGATCAATCTTCTGCACGGTGATCCGCTGTTGCTGGCCGACCAGACCTTCCTGTTCAAGCACCTGCTCAAGGAAGTGGCGCTCAAACATGGCCTGAGCGTGGTCTGCATGGCCAAGCCGCTGGCCCAGGCGGCGGGTAGTTCGATGCACATTCACCAGAGCGTTGTTGATGTTGCCTCGGGGCGTAATCTGTTCAGCGATACGGATGGTCAGCCAACGCCGGCTTTTCATCACTTTATCGGCGGGCAGCAGGCGTGCATGGCGGACTTCACGGCATTGTTCGCGCCGAACGTCAATTCCTACCAGCGTCTGTTTCATCCCTATGCCTCACCGAACAATGCGTGCTGGTCTCATGACAACCGCGCGGCCGGGTTGCGCATTCCGTCCAGTGGTCCCGAGGCGCGGCGGGTGGAGAATCGTTTGCCCGGTGCTGATGCCAATCCTTATCTGGCGATTGCTGCCAGCCTGGCAGCGGGCTGGCACGGTCTGCAGCATGCTCTGGAGCCAGCGGCGCCGGTCCAGGGCGAAATCGATGTGCCGCCGGCCCTCCGGCTGCCCGTCACCTTGCAGGAGGCGCTGTTGCGGCTTGAGCGCAGCACCTTGGCCAAGGAACTGTTCGGGCAGGCGTTCATCGAAGGCTTCGTTGCCAGCAAGACCCTGGAGCTGACAAGCTTTCTCGATGAAATCACGCCCTGGGAAAGACGAGTGCTTGGCAGCCAGATCTGAGCGACCAGTATTGTCTTTGGCCGGCAGTCGGATCGAAACCATTCCCGGCTCAAGCCAGTCCTACAGGCACCGCGCTGCGAATGATTGACCATGCCCACACGGGCAACTTTGATAGTCGGGACTACCATGCGCCAAATCTGGAAATCGTTTCGAGCGCTGTACTTCGCTTCACTGATGATGTTGATCGGCTCCGGCCTGCTCAGTACCTACCTGGCCTTGCGCCTGGCGGCCGATCAGGTTGATAGCCTGTGGGTGGGTGGATTGATGGCAGCCAATTACGTCGGCCTGGTGCTGGGCGGCAAGATCGGCCACCGGCTGATCGGCCGGGTCGGCCATATCCGTGCCTATGCCACCTGCGCCGGGATCGTCGGTGCGGCGGTGCTGGGCCATGGCCTGACCGACTGGTTGCCGGCCTGGCTGGGGCTGCGTCTGATTGTCGGCCTTGGCATGATGTGCCAATACATGGTCATCGAGAGCTGGCTCAACGAGCAGGCCAATGCCAGCCAGCGCGGTATTGTCTTTAGCGGCTACATGATCGCTTCCTACCTGGGGCTGGTACTGGGGCAACTGATTCTGGTGGTGCATCCACAGTTGGGCCCTGAGCTGCTGATGCTGGTGGCGATGTGTTTTGCCCTGTGCCTGGTGCCGGTGGCGATGACCCGCAGTATTCACCCTGCACCGTTACACCCGGCGCCGCTGGAGCCGCTGTTTTTCATGAAGCGTGTGCCGCAGTCACTGACCACCGTGCTGGGCGCAGGATTGGGGCTTGGCGCATTCTATGGCCTGGCGCCGGTGTATGCCGCAGGGCACGGGATGCCGACCGAGCAGGTGGGTCTGTTCATGGGCTGCTGCATTCTGGCCGGCTTTATCGTGCAGTGGCCGCTGGGGCTGTTATCGGATCGGTTTGACCGGGCGTTGCTGATTCGCGTCATTGCGGCGCTGCTGGTGCTGTTCAGTCTGCCGTTGGTGGTGTTGGCCGATGTGCCGGTAGAGGTGCTGTTTATCGTGTGCTTCCTGGCCGCACTGATGCAGTTCAGTCTTTATCCTTTGGCGGTCGCTTTCTCCAATGACCACGTTGAGGCTGAACGGCGGGTTTCGCTGACCGCCATGTTGCTGATGACCTATGGCATCGGCGCAAGTATCGGACCATTGCTGGCGGGTGTGCTGATGCGTACCTTTGGCGGCAACATGCTGTATGCCTTCATTTGTGCTGTAGCGGCCTTGTTGGTGCTGTTGATCCGTCCCAAAGCCGTTACCCGCCTGCATGAAGTCGAGAATGCACCTTTGCAGCACGTGGCAATGCCCGACAGCATGGCCAGTTCACCGCTGTCGGTGGCCCTTGACCCTCGGGTCGATGAGCAGGTTGTGCAGGACAAGATGCAGGCTGACACCGATGCCGAGCCTGAGAGTGGCACTGAGCCGGTGGAAGAGCTTGATGAGTCGCAGCGCAAGCAGGGCTAAGGTAGATGTAGGGGCGACCTTGGTCGCGAAAGGGCCGGGTCAGGTGCAGAATTTGTAGCGTCTGAGAAACAGCTTTCGCGAGCTTGCTCGTTGCCACTGGAAAATCAACATGCTGGAATCAATGCCGCTCCCGAGGTCGGGAGCGGCAGACGACTCAGAAATCGTCGTCCTTGTCGAAGCGGCGCGCTTCGCGTTGCAACTGGTAGACAAAGCGCTCGACCTGGCGTTGTACCAGGCCGCTCATGTTATGGAAGCGTACGCCGGCAAAGGTCGTGTGAAAACGCTCCTCGAAATGCAGATAGCGCAGTTCCACCGGGGCGGTCATGGCGCCGAACGGAAGCTTGGCGATAAACCGCTCATAGACCTGGCCCAATTGCATACGGTCAGAAATGTCACCTTCGAAGCGCAGCTTGCAACCGGTAGCGGAAATATCCAGCAGTTTGCCAACCAGAGGTGACTTGAGCTTGTCGCCGCCGATTTCGATATCGACCAGATGCGACAGCTTCAGTGCAGCGCGAAACGCATTGCGGCGCTGGTGATAGACCACTTCATCAGGCAGCGGGGTGCGATAGAAGCGTGCCTCGGGTGTGTCAATCAGGGTTGCGGGTGCGGTGGATTCCCAGGCGATACGTACGCCGTCATGAAAGCCTTCGACGCGAAAGGATTCACCATTGGTCAAAAAACGTTCGCCATCGCGCGGGATCATTTCGTCCAGGCCGATGGTCCCGGTGTCGCGGTCAACCTCGACCAGGTAGCTCTGGAAGCGCTGGGCACGGTCATGGAAGGTAATGATCAGTGGATCGTGACTTTCCATCAGCAACCGCAGGTTGGAGGCAATTTCCAAAGGCGTATTGAGAACCTTTGGGGGTTGCGGAGCATCATCCGCGGCTAAACCATTCACGTTTAAGCATCTCCAGGCAAAAAACTACGGCAACGCTGAATAAGAGCATTCTGCCATCACGCAGGGCGACTTGAATAGCAAGTTACGCCTGACTGAGTGGGCGAGGCCGGGCTCTTCCAGCGGTCGAACCGCGGTTATCGTACAGCGTCGGTGTGTCGCCGCCGTTCAGGATGCGCAATTGATGAGCGGTTGTCATCTGTTGCAACTGAATGAGTTTGCCGTTCTGCTCGTTGAGTGCCTGGCAATCGGAAATCAGACTGGCCAGCTCATCGCCTGCCTGCAGCAACTGCTCGCCTACCGCAGACTGGCTGGCCAGCTCTTCGAGACCGGCCCGGTTGGTCGGCAAGCCGAGGCCAGCCAGCACCTGGCTACGCCTGCGCCCATGCTGCTCCAACTGGACGACCAGTGCCTGCTTCTTCGCCAGCACCTGCTCCATCTCGGTCATGTCCCGGCCGTGCAGTACCAGCGACTCTGCCTGGAGCAGATCGAGCAACTGGCGTGTCGGGGCCATATCATCCGTAATCATCTGCAGTAACGTTGTGTCTTGCATCGCATGCTCTGGTTTTTCAAGCGTCCGGAGGATGCCTCGGCTTTAGCTCAAGGCCTCGAAGTTGAGCAGTTTGCTGGCCAGACGGTTGCTGTCCACGGTGTAGCTGCCGTCTGCAATCGCCTGTTTGAGCTCGGCAACGCGAGCGCTGTTGACGGTTGGCAGGTCGCGCAGTTTGTCAGTGATACCTTGCAACTGTTGAGCCTCGCTGCTCAGGTGAACGGATTCACCTGCATTTTTTACATTGGCACTATCACCGATCGTAGCAGGTACGTCGGTTTTGCCGGCTTCTCGGCTGTTGCCGGTGCGTGATGCACCGCCAAGTGGTTGTGAATTACCTAGTCGACTGAAATCTATGGGCATGATCGTAAACCTCTGGGTGTTCTGGACGCTTGCCTTGTTTTCGGCCACCCAGGAAAAAACTTTAGGCACATTATGGCAATGCACGAATGCAGGAGCTGAAAAGTCGCCCCTGGCTATTCGGACCTGCCTGGCAGTCTAGAAAAAACCGCTGCCGCGCACCAGTATCAGATGCCTCTCGTTACCTCTCACATGGCCACTTCCACCTGTCCCGGGGCGGTAATCTGGGCCTTGATGACCTTGTTTGAATTAAGGTTGCGGACCCGGATCTGCTCGTTGAAGCCGCCATCGGACAGCGCCTCGCCGGGCATGCGCACTGCCAGGCTGCTGCTGCGAGCGATGATCACTACATGGTCGCCTTTGCGTACCATAGCCGGTTGCTCGAGAAAGTTCGGTGACAGCACTTGGTCGACGACCGCTGGTCGGACCAGCTTCTGGCCAATTGCCTGGTCCAGGCTGGTCATATAGCTCAGACCCAGTGAGCTGATATCGCGCTCGCGCAGCGTCACGTCCATCTCGCTGATGACGGTGTCACGTTTGAGCGGGCGGGTAGTGGTGATGACCTCGCGGTACAGGTTGACCTGGGCCGGCACAAACACGGTCCAGGGCGCAGACCCCTCGCAGCGGACTCGCACTGATATCCGACCCACCGGGCGCGGGCTCTCCAGGCTCGCTGTCAAATCCTTGTCGCAAAACGCCATGCGCATGCGCGGGTCCAGGGAGCGGACCTGGATTTCATGACGACCCTGAATCTGATTGGTCGTTAAATACTCTTGAACTGTGTACTCAAGAAACCCCTCGGTGACGCCGATAAGCTGTTCAGGCAGAGTAAAACTCTGTGCATTGCCCGGTGTTGTTGCGCAAAAAAGACTCAGCATGACGATTGCACCCAGCAGTCGGCGGGTTTCTAATGCGGCGTGTCGAAAAATTGTCGTCTTGGCATTCATGACGTATAAAAAGCAAGGCCCGTGCCGCTTACCAAACCTGGTACGTGGTGAACGATGGCAGAGGTAAGGGGGTCAGGGCATGGCGGGAGTTATGGATTCGGTAAACCAGCGCACGCAGCTGGTTGGTCAGAATCGCCTGGAGTTGCTGCTGTTTCGTCTGCAGGGCAAGCAGCTCTACGGGATCAACGTATTCAAGGTCAAAGAAGTGCTGCAATGCCCCAAGCTCACCATCATGCCGAAGTCGAGCAGGATCGTGCGGGGCGTGGCGAATATTCGCGGCGGTACCATTCCGATCATGGACCTGGCCATGGCCACCGGTTCGGCGGGGATGATTTCGCTCGAAAACTCCTTTGTCATCATTACTGAATACAACACCAAGGTTCAGGGTTTTCTGGTGCACTCGGTCGAGCGCATCGTCAACATGAACTGGGAAGAGATTCATCCGCCACCCAAGGGCACCGGCCGCGATCATTACCTGACGGCAGTGACGCGGGTGGACAATCAGCTGGTGGAAATCATCGACGTCGAGAAGATTCTTGCGGAGGTGGCGCCGATCAGCGAGTCGGTGTCGTCGGGTGTGATCGATGAAGAGATTCATCACAAGGCCGTTTCGCTGCGGGTATTGACGGTCGACGACTCGTCGGTGGCGCGCAAGCAGGTCAGTCGCTGCCTCGAAACCGTAGGTGTCGAGGTTGTGGCACTCAACGACGGGCGTCAGGCGCTGGACTACCTGCAGGCGATGCTGGCCGAGGGCAAGAACCCCGAAGAAGAATTCCTGATGATGATCTCCGACATTGAAATGCCGGAGATGGATGGCTATACCTTGACAGCAGCGATCCGCAGCGATCCGCGGTTGAAGAATCTGCACATCACTTTGCACACCTCGTTGTCTGGGGTGTTCAACCAGGCGATGGTCAAGAAGGTCGGCGCCGACGATTTCCTGGCGAAATTCCGGCCTGACGATCTGGCGGCCCGAGTGGTTGCCAGGATCAAGGCAGCAGACCACAGCTAGGGGTGTGTCCCTGGTCGATTACATGATTTGAGAGGCGGCACCTTTGTCTACGGGTAATTTGGATTTTGAGCAGTTCCGGGTCTTTCTGGAAAAAGCCTGTGGCATCTTGCTGGGGGAGAACAAGCAATACCTGGTG comes from the Pseudomonas sp. StFLB209 genome and includes:
- a CDS encoding flagellar brake protein: MNGLAADDAPQPPKVLNTPLEIASNLRLLMESHDPLIITFHDRAQRFQSYLVEVDRDTGTIGLDEMIPRDGERFLTNGESFRVEGFHDGVRIAWESTAPATLIDTPEARFYRTPLPDEVVYHQRRNAFRAALKLSHLVDIEIGGDKLKSPLVGKLLDISATGCKLRFEGDISDRMQLGQVYERFIAKLPFGAMTAPVELRYLHFEERFHTTFAGVRFHNMSGLVQRQVERFVYQLQREARRFDKDDDF
- the flgA gene encoding flagellar basal body P-ring formation chaperone FlgA, with the translated sequence MNAKTTIFRHAALETRRLLGAIVMLSLFCATTPGNAQSFTLPEQLIGVTEGFLEYTVQEYLTTNQIQGRHEIQVRSLDPRMRMAFCDKDLTASLESPRPVGRISVRVRCEGSAPWTVFVPAQVNLYREVITTTRPLKRDTVISEMDVTLRERDISSLGLSYMTSLDQAIGQKLVRPAVVDQVLSPNFLEQPAMVRKGDHVVIIARSSSLAVRMPGEALSDGGFNEQIRVRNLNSNKVIKAQITAPGQVEVAM
- the flgM gene encoding flagellar biosynthesis anti-sigma factor FlgM, which encodes MPIDFSRLGNSQPLGGASRTGNSREAGKTDVPATIGDSANVKNAGESVHLSSEAQQLQGITDKLRDLPTVNSARVAELKQAIADGSYTVDSNRLASKLLNFEALS
- a CDS encoding MFS transporter produces the protein MRQIWKSFRALYFASLMMLIGSGLLSTYLALRLAADQVDSLWVGGLMAANYVGLVLGGKIGHRLIGRVGHIRAYATCAGIVGAAVLGHGLTDWLPAWLGLRLIVGLGMMCQYMVIESWLNEQANASQRGIVFSGYMIASYLGLVLGQLILVVHPQLGPELLMLVAMCFALCLVPVAMTRSIHPAPLHPAPLEPLFFMKRVPQSLTTVLGAGLGLGAFYGLAPVYAAGHGMPTEQVGLFMGCCILAGFIVQWPLGLLSDRFDRALLIRVIAALLVLFSLPLVVLADVPVEVLFIVCFLAALMQFSLYPLAVAFSNDHVEAERRVSLTAMLLMTYGIGASIGPLLAGVLMRTFGGNMLYAFICAVAALLVLLIRPKAVTRLHEVENAPLQHVAMPDSMASSPLSVALDPRVDEQVVQDKMQADTDAEPESGTEPVEELDESQRKQG
- a CDS encoding chemotaxis protein CheV, which produces MAGVMDSVNQRTQLVGQNRLELLLFRLQGKQLYGINVFKVKEVLQCPKLTIMPKSSRIVRGVANIRGGTIPIMDLAMATGSAGMISLENSFVIITEYNTKVQGFLVHSVERIVNMNWEEIHPPPKGTGRDHYLTAVTRVDNQLVEIIDVEKILAEVAPISESVSSGVIDEEIHHKAVSLRVLTVDDSSVARKQVSRCLETVGVEVVALNDGRQALDYLQAMLAEGKNPEEEFLMMISDIEMPEMDGYTLTAAIRSDPRLKNLHITLHTSLSGVFNQAMVKKVGADDFLAKFRPDDLAARVVARIKAADHS
- a CDS encoding flagella synthesis protein FlgN, giving the protein MQDTTLLQMITDDMAPTRQLLDLLQAESLVLHGRDMTEMEQVLAKKQALVVQLEQHGRRRSQVLAGLGLPTNRAGLEELASQSAVGEQLLQAGDELASLISDCQALNEQNGKLIQLQQMTTAHQLRILNGGDTPTLYDNRGSTAGRARPRPLSQA